One region of Salvia miltiorrhiza cultivar Shanhuang (shh) chromosome 3, IMPLAD_Smil_shh, whole genome shotgun sequence genomic DNA includes:
- the LOC131014488 gene encoding transcription factor bHLH118-like: MFPISSDGVSEDPSIFLELEDLLADCPIPQGNQNTEKKRPRKFASTRSQDDSKKTAHKFIEKQRRQEMTALYASLRSLLPLQYVKGKRAVSDHMHQAVNYVNDMKMNIEQLQKRRDKLRNITTSAAADDDGDPNTTVNGHDCVKITLFRDGIEILITHSPNDNIFPLSKVLADLLDRQLNVVHCVSTSTAHSTILQTIHIEVNDSTNIDLPELQERLQNLIRFA; the protein is encoded by the exons ATGTTTCCTATTTCGAGTGATGGGGTATCTGAGGATCCTTCCATATTTTTGGAGCTAGAAGATCTGCTTGCCGATTGTCCCATTCCACAGGGCAATCAAAATACTGAGAAAAAGAGGCCCAGAAAATTTGCATCGACGAGAAGCCAAGATGACTCAAAGAAGACTGCTCATAAATTTATTGAGAAGCAGAGAAGGCAAGAAATGACAGCCCTTTATGCTTCACTCAGATCCCTTCTTCCTCTCCAATATGTCAAG GGGAAGCGCGCTGTATCTGATCACATGCACCAGGCTGTGAATTATGTTAACGATATGAAGATGAACATTGAACAACTGCAGAAAAGGAGAGACAAATTGAGAAATATTACCacttctgctgctgctgatgaTGATGGTGATCCAAACACCACCGTGAACGGCCATGATTGTGTGAAGATAACCCTTTTCAGAGATGGGATTGAGATCTTGATTACTCATAGCCCCAATGACAACATTTTTCCCCTTTCAAAGGTGCTTGCAGATTTGCTTGATAGACAGCTCAACGTCGTTCACTGCGTTTCTACCTCCACAGCACACTCAACTATCCTCCAAACAATTCATATCGAG GTTAATGATTCGACAAACATTGATCTACCTGAGCTACAAGAGCGACTGCAAAATTTGATTAGATTTGCTTAA
- the LOC131014487 gene encoding uncharacterized protein LOC131014487, with product MVLNRVGALTTRGVASRRRGNCRCGWRWTGVSCDGGGATDHRLDLAATLCAGAVHDDEEAAHGVQPFAAPVFYPDDTSDPPPIPNLVVRIPTQRSPFSALKNTLESSPQVSSGSQNMR from the exons ATGGTTCTAAATCGCGTAGGCGCGCTGACGACGCGCGGGGTGGCGTCTAGACGACGCGGCAATTGCAGGTGTGGATGGCGGTGGACTGGCGTGAGCTGTGATGGTGGTGGCGCTACTGATCACCGTCTAGATCTGGCGGCGACGCTGTGTGCAGGAGCAGTGCACGATGATGAGGAGGCGGCGCACGGCGTTCAACCATTCGCTGCCCCCGTGTTCTACCCCGACGACACTTCAGACCCGCCCCCAATCCCCAACTTGGTCGTACGGATCCCCACACAAAGGTCCCCATTTTCAGCCCTCAAGAACACGCTGGAATCCTCACCACAAGTTTCTTCTGGTTCACAAAACATG AGATGA